Proteins encoded within one genomic window of Natator depressus isolate rNatDep1 chromosome 1, rNatDep2.hap1, whole genome shotgun sequence:
- the NFAM1 gene encoding NFAT activation molecule 1 — protein MASSLNAIFLLLWLLQRGGRQVAGQKVSVKQTPLIQVAFANEEVSVNCLVSYPYMKEYTTFTIHYYWVNSQGKTITIKNSLVSEAIPPGQTNQTTEKDYPHTIGPPGNPSATGTYYCEAKWTSITITGKGVFILFRDTGYREPSPSTWKFLIALTTILTILSITETALLLWKRKICHLVSWPKLVVCRRRCPDVLQRCPDLSTGAQAPSGSSEPSGSIYTCLESHQAEVYSVLENNTNSLSLETNPTATLQDMIISQPDRVEDRNEDCGKTGKKKKKKKEMKSQQETLEEPFDTLYENI, from the exons ATGGCCTCCAGTCTAAATGCCATCTTCCTTCTTCTCTGGCTCCTTCAGCGTGGAG GACGGCAGGTTGCAGGACAGAAGGTCTCTGTAAAACAAACCCCCCTGATCCAGGTTGCTTTTGCCAATGAAGAAGTATCTGTGAACTGCCTGGTCAGCTACCCCTACATGAAGGAATACACCACCTTCACGATCCATTATTACTGGGTGAACTCACAAGGCAAGACTATCACAATCAAAAATTCTTTAGTATCTGAAgcaatccctcctggacagacgAATCAGACAACAGAGAAGGATTACCCACATACAATTGGGCCACCAGGAAACCCCTCTGCTACTGGCACCTACTACTGCGAGGCCAAGTGGACAAGCATAACGATAACAGGAAAAGGGGTATTCATCCTTTTTAGAG ACACAGGGTACAGAGAGCCCTCCCCCAGCACGTGGAAATTTCTCATCGCTCTTACCACTATCCTCACCATACTGAGCATCACTgaaacagctctgctgctgtggaaGAGAAAG ATCTGTCATTTAGTGTCTTGGCCTAAGTTGGTGGTGTGTCGTAGGAGATGCCCAGATGTCCTCCAGAGATGCCCAGACCTGAGCACAGGAGCCCAAGCCCCTTCAGGAAGCTCAGAACCATCTGGCTCCATCTACACT TGCCTAGAATCCCACCAAGCTGAGGTCTATTCTGTCCTTGAGAATAACACGAACAGCTTGTCGCTTGAGACGAATCCCACTGCTACG CTTCAAGACATGATCATCTCACAGCCAGACAGGGTTGAAGATAGAAATGAAGACTGTGGGAAaacagggaagaagaaaaagaagaagaaagaaatg AAATCTCAGCAAGAAACTCTGGAAGAACCCTTTGATACCCTGTATGAGAATATCTAA